A portion of the Manduca sexta isolate Smith_Timp_Sample1 chromosome 20, JHU_Msex_v1.0, whole genome shotgun sequence genome contains these proteins:
- the LOC115445902 gene encoding protein spindle-F, protein MESSSIVSFSNDSTFQTTLKGEYNNISVHELALHAMRDRCLLLQRRINILENDNMRLRLDVSKASDSSTYIPLQEDERNELLQKIAELNKQKSQLMHHVFMVSCENKNLWIKISNLKKGDKPVKEYTKQPLMRTNTYIHSTPKTNENYQEKYSEMSLEEISLKLINSYVQEKSQLVEQYEQMAQLQEADDEVLNIDSVGFAYIEDPATDSLKEILSQTEKLQELKKELVQQESDLKLLLSRFEIILRDGYKCPKCLENNAKITTSEHKEIETSDSLANWATPADSSNYNNNFSELNTSCKRNAVDEKEVVEEHCDKICPMCGQTFHYDVEFTDFQSHVENHFMGEIDPDSVIDNFENIPNSLDNVM, encoded by the exons ATGGAGTCGTCTTCTATTGTAAGTTTTAGTAATGATTCTACATTTCAAACAACCTTGAAAGGggaatacaacaatattagtgtGCACGAACTGGCGTTACATGCTATGAGAGACCGTTGCTTATTACTGCAACGAAGAATAAATATCctagaaaatgataatatgaGGCTAAGGCTTGATGTTTCAAAAGCATCAGATAGTTCCACCTATATTCCTCTTCAAGAAGATGAAAGGAATGAACTTTTGCAAAAAATTGCAGAGCTTAATAAGCAAAAATCGCAACTTATGCATCATGTTTTTATGGTATCATGTGAAAACAAGAATTTGtggataaaaatatctaatttaaaaaagggTGACAAACCAGTGAAAGAGTATACGAAGCAACCTTTGATGCGTACAAACACTTACATTCACAGTACACCAAAAACCAATGAGAACTATCAAGAGAAATACTCAGAGATGAGTCTCgaagaaatttctttaaaactaattaacagTTATGTTCAGGAAAAATCACAATTAGTGGAACAATATGAGCAAATGGCACAGTTACAAGAAGCCGATGATGAAGTGTTAAACATAGACTCTGTAGGATTCGCATACATTGAAGACCCTGCCACAGATTCATTAaaagaaatactttcacaaactGAAAAGTTACAAGAACTCAAGAAAGAATTGGTGCAACAAGAAAGTGATTTGAAATTACTATTATCTAGATTTGAGATCATTCTGAGAG atggcTATAAATGTCCAAAATGCCTGgaaaataatgcaaaaattaCAACCTCAGAACACAAAGAAATAGAAACAAGTGATAGCCTGGCCAATTGGGCTACTCCGGCAGATTCTagcaattataataacaatttcagTGAACTAAACACATCATGCAAGAGGAATGCAGTTGATGAAAAGGAGGTTGTAGAGGAGcattgtgataaaatatgtcCAATGTGTGGCCAAACATTCCATTATGATGTAGAATTTACAGATTTCCAGTCACATGTTGAAAATCACTTTATGGGTGAAATTGACCCAGATTCTGTTATTGACAATTTTGAAAACATTCCTAATTCTCTTGATAATGTAATGtag
- the LOC115445907 gene encoding 39S ribosomal protein L32, mitochondrial: MFPRFTYLIQVLRNVERNLINSIFHNPPKELALAYVHQRDTDIPSKKFSIKDIVGDGFLLAVPKFRRTIEKRLKRKYGSPEYVWKMLIPKTNVKVCHECGHYHEQGRLCEKCYKRVQEETRKIKNKIQEKIGNSRIEQDVIVLYEGESIPDQPNEFWKGKRIVEMKKERPQWFSKNLLQKSTQEPSKSTDVKPTDLA; encoded by the exons ATGTTTCCTCGCTTTACTTACTTAATACAAGTTCTAAGAAATGTggaaagaaatttaataaacagcATATTCCATAATCCACCAAAAG AACTAGCATTAGCTTATGTTCATCAAAGGGATACTGACATACCATCAAAGAAATTTAGTATCAAAGATATTGTTGGAGATGGGTTCCTTCTGGCTGTTCCGAAATTCAGAAGAACTATTGAAAAAAGATTGAAACGAAAGTATGGTTCACCTGAGTATGTGTGGAAAATGCTAATACCAAAGACCAACGTAAAAGTGTGCCATGAATGTGGACATTATCATGAACAAGGAAGACTTTGTG aaaaatgttaCAAGAGAGTGCAAGAggaaacaagaaaaataaaaaacaaaattcaagaaaaaataGGCAATAGCCGTATTGAACAAGATGTTATCGTTCTTTATGAAGGCGAAAGTATCCCAGATCaa CCTAATGAGTTCTGGAAGGGTAAAAGGATTGTCGAGATGAAGAAAGAAAGACCACAATGGTTCAGCAAAAATCTTCTACAGAAATCTACACAAGAGCCATCTAAATCTACAGATGTAAAACCTACAGACTTAgcgtaa